The following nucleotide sequence is from Coffea eugenioides isolate CCC68of chromosome 3, Ceug_1.0, whole genome shotgun sequence.
AGGAACAACAGTGGTAATGCGAGAAAGCCCCTCAACTTCAGCATGACCAACAGCTAGACTCTGACATGCAGGTCAGAAAAGGAAATCAGCTGCAGAGACATCCTtcaaagagaaaataaaaaaaacacacaTTGATCTGTTTATTAGCAGTTAATATACTTGAATATTGTAGCCTCTTCGAGCAAAAACACCAGTTACTATGTTGAGAACTCCAGGAGTGTCATTCACGAGCATTGACAAAGTGTGAGAGCGAAGACCACTAGTCTGAAAGCAGACCATCAAATTCAGGTAATATTTTGCAGAGATAGCTTGCGTACACAAACAATTCATCAACAACTCCGAGTATTCACACCAAGTTGCCACAGATCATGAAAGATTGATGGCATATATTACATATACGTGAAAGATAACAATCTTTGAGTTAATTGATACCATTACAAAACTTACTAGTGTTAAGGTAAACATCTTTTCAATTCAGCGAAATTACAAGATCATTCAGCATGTCACTTCGGGTAATAGCTAATCATCGAATCCATAAaacatttcttttactttttcctATACTAATTCATGTTTAATGTACACTCAAAGATGAAAGCTTTCATGCTTGACACTTGACAGCTTCAGCCATGTAAAACAAGCTTGTAAATATTCAAACAGTGTCAATTAGAGAAATACTCCAAAGAACATGCTTTAATGAAGCCTGTAAAACAGTACAATAGGGAAGATGTTTCTTACATCGTCATCAACCAGAACGCCCCAGTGAGCATCAAGAACTGGACTGATGTAGAAGTCATCATCTGCCTCCACAGGATACACATCTCCCTATTCACAAGCATCAATGTATCAGATTCCCAAGGTCACAATTAGAATACAAAACCAAAAACATGTAGGAAATAGTATATTACAGAATTGAGATATAAATAACATGTAGGGGACCGCAAGAATGTCCATTAAACTTTCCCAACAAGCACAGTGGTATTAGTCGCATATCCATTGATATAAAGATTATCTATATCTGGATGACCAAGGGGTTGGCAGGGTAGATGGGAATCTAGATATTAACCAAACGCAATTGTGTTATCTAGGAGGGGGCTCATGTAAACCATTTGATTCGCCACATGATAAATCTGTTGAAACATACAAGAAAGgaataaaaatcaaaaattaGTTCAGATTTATCCTCCTTGTGAAACAAGAAAAACCAAGATTGAGTCCACAGGGTTCAACACCCTGCTATTCTTCTCATCCAATGTCTTTCACAAGCACAGTATTACATAAACTTTTGCATTTGCATATGGAACAAGTTATTCTAGGAAATGTGCCGTAATAATTCCTGTGGAACATTTTCCAACTAATATAAGGTGGGTGGCATGCCAAATAAGGACTCTATGATCCAAAACAATAATTAAACTAGACAATCAACCCAAGGTCCAATAAATCTTGAAACAAATCAACACGTTACCAAGTATAACTGCCGCAAATTTTTGTATTCTATAACGTAAGATCTTTTAGGAAGTTTAAGCAGTAGTTCTGGCTATGTTTTGGTCATGTTATTTTTTGAGCATTAATCTGACACTGCAAATTATGCTTAAAATTGCCCAAAACTAAATCTTTTAACAACTAACAGAGAAATAGTTAAGTATGCAGAAGATATCAGTACAATACcatttttaattaattcttcTAGACATGGCAACTTTTATCTAAGGTAAAGATTCACAGAAATAGGACACAATAATTGATCAGCTGAATACACTACCCCAGTTGATGTATCAGATTTTTCATCACGTATTCTCTTTGCTGCCCTTAATACAGCATCAGGAGACATTGTGCCTTCAAGATCTGGATATGAAGCTGCTGAAAACCTCCAAAAGGGAGCAGACTCGcccattttttcccttctcaaGGCAATCTAAGATTAAGGCATCCAATAAAACAACAACTACATTAACACATGTTAGACAAAGATGCATACGGAAGAAAGTGAGAACATTTGGTTAAAATTTTGTATACCAAACCTTTCCAGTTCGTGCAATTTCTCTAATTCCAAATTTACTTAAATTCCTTTGCACAGCAACCAGCTTTCCGGGATCTCCAGTTACCTGTTTCCACAGTGCAAAGGGATAGTGAAAGGTGAACAAAATGAGCAATTTCTAATTCTAGTCTGTCAAGAATAGATGCAATAATTAACTTTACAGGAGTTTTTAGCAGCATGATATTCATCAAGTTCAGCAGGAAGGAAAGGATACGGGCATAAAGAAGTCAACATTAACGAATCTTCATGATGCCTATTTGTCACCAAAGCAACATGCATGAACACAATCAGTATGAAGACAAACAGAAATTTTGAGCCTTCTGTCATCTAACAGAGCCAAAATGGATGAAATTCTATTTTCTTTACGAGAAAAAAGAATGAGTCTGACAACCAAGCACAAGGAAACTCTACAAGTGGCTTGTCCATGTCCCCAAAAAAAgcaagagaagaaaatgaatcaaaGAACACATTGGTAAGGTATAACACGCAATATAACATGAAGAAGTCAAAAGCAAGGGcctaaaattcaacttttgcttTCCCTAGATAGAAGATGGTAAATTGCTCATGCTATAGAAAACTCGCTGCAGATAATGGAGTGGGGTATGCTCTCACAACTTCCACCATCACAAGGGGAAAGACCCAAGTTTATCATAGTATTACCATGTGCCAGATAACATCAATCTATTATGTAGTCATTGCAATTACAGAAGATTGAAGTTCAAATTGCAAACATGTAAATTAGTAATTGTAATCGAGGTATAACCAAATCAAAAGTGCTCTAGTACAACCTCAATAGTCAACGAATGATCTGATATATCCACAATTTTTGCTCTAAAAGTGTCCACCAACCACATGACCTGGAGATTACATAGCAAGATCAGAATCGTTAACCTGACAACAGATCTAAAGTGGAAATAAAACAGAGAACTGCAGGGCACTCATAAAAGTCGCAGGTCAAAGGATAGAAGTCTTTTGTCAGAACTACAATCACTCCTCTAGCATTAAGGAAAATTTAAGGTACAGCAATCAAAGGATATAGAATAAGAACCTCTGCTCGATAATCTGGATCTGAATTTATTTTTACAAGCATCAGTTCTCGTTCTACCTGCGGCTCCTTCGAGATGTCTTCGACCTGGTCATGGAAATCGTGCAAACAAAAGTCTACAATATGAATTTTAATGATGAAGTCACTCAAAAAGATGGAATCAGACAGCTGTTTGTCAAGAACAATGCTTCAGGTGAGGTGTTAAATGGCAGAATCTTCAGCAAACAACAGAACTATTTAGTCGGATACCCCAATACATAACCACAGacataaaattaaataaaatatgaCCACCTTTATCACGTTTACAAGCTTCTGGAGCTGTTCCATAACTTGTTGCAGCACTGTATCAGTTCCACACACAGCTATAGTGAAAAGGGCCTTATCCTTGTTCAGACCAACTGCAAGTGACTCAATGTTATACCCCCTCCTTGCAAACACTCCTGCAATCCGATTTATCATCCCGCTTTCATCACCAACAAACACCGAAATAGTGTGGCGCCTCACTCTGAAGTCATAGCAACATAAAATTCCCATAACAATAATATCCATAAGAACTTTAACATCAATGACCCTACCATTTGAtgaaccttaaaaaaaaaaaagtagtctttttctcttatttatACGTAAAGGAATCAACTTCTGGcagcattcataaaaaaaaaaaaaaatttcagaaacaAGGGCCAATAAGTAGAACTTAACCTAACCCTCTTCCTTACCACTACCATTTAACTTTGCAATTCTTGTCCTATTCTCCAATTAAAATCACATGAACTATATCCATTGGCCTTTAAAAGGTTTTATGTTTTTGGGACAAAATTCACTAACATCATACACTAACAAAACCTGAAGAAAACAAATCGTCTTTCATCAAAGTAAAGTACCAAGAATATAAGAATCATCACATCATCAGAACAAAAACTTATATCAGGAAAATCCCAATTAACAATAATACACAATTCCCaggaatttttagaaaaaagcgAAATACACAAAAATCCCATAAAGATTAAGACTTTTAGCCAATGTATCATCTATAAACAAAAATGCCACTTAAACAACAATAAAATGACAAAGGAATAAATTTACAGAAATAACAGAACAACGAAAAATGCTAACTTGGGTCTGGTAGCGGAGGGAGGTGAATCAGAGACAGAAAAACTGTTACTGTCAATGCTGCTGCTGGTGCTATTTGCACAGACAAGTAGTCTTGGGGGATGTTGTTGTGTTGAAAAAGGTGGAGTTTTCTTGAGAAGAAGCTTTtggggagaagaagaaagattTGAGAAGCAGCCCACATGAAGAATTCTACAGCTATTGCTACTACTAGCATTACTGGAGGAGTCTATAGTTGCAACGGATGGTTGTTTCAACGAATTGATTGTTTGGAAGGAGGATGGAGCTGAAACGGCAGCCATTTTTACACACAGTATTCTCTCTGAAGTTCTGAAGGATAcagggcagggacggtcatcagaaAGGAGCAGAAGGACCGTCCCTCAACAGTCTCCTCACAAGCCTCAACAAGTGGTTGAAAAAGAGCCACGCAGCCAAGGACCACAAAAAAAGCAAAAGTCTTGTCGTTCCAattagtaaaatataaaaaaaaaaaaattttgacttgTCTTATCTTAACGAAcagtattaaattaaatcaaactttcaaaagtttgaattttgaaatgaaattttgaatttgatagTTAGTTTTAAGTTAAAAATGGAAAAGTCATTATTCAACATAATGTTGAAGAAAacaactttatttttttaaccgAGAATTGAAAATTTAATATCATATTTACCTTCAAGGAAATTAATTTCTCTCTCTAGTTGGGGATGAGAAAATTAGTGAGAGATAACCTTCTCTCTCTTTGTTGAAGCTGGAGGAGTAACGTGTTGTGAGGGATGTGTACTTGATGGATAAGAGCTATTCAAACTGAAGAAGCAAGCTATAGTAGTGTTTTATCATTACAGAAGAGATTTGTTGACGATTAAGGGTAAAGAAGACAGATGCAATAGGTATTGACGCCTCGCAATTTCGATCATGAAGCAAATATTGGGTAGTAAAATAGAACTGAGTACAGGCACCACTATCCCGGATAGCAAAGTAAGGTTGAAAAACAATGGTAGAGGTAGATGAAGGTAATTCTACTAACCCTTATCGTTAATTTTTGGTTTTTCATAGGTCGATTATTAACTCTTAAAATAACCAAGTTATTAAATTGATAAAGGAGTTTAAGCTTCACACAACTGGGGAATAATGTTAAGTATAATTAGGAAAACTATGTTATAAAGTTAGAGTTATGTATTATACAATTCTTGTATTTGTATGACTATGCAGAAAGTGAGTTAAAagttacaatctattgatatgaTCGTACATGTATAAATTTTGCTACTTGTAATTGCTTTTAAAGTATGGCAtaatttttgataacttatagAATTTTGTCTAGATAAGGTGTGTGATGTGCACCTTGTTTATCAGAATGTATGGTATATTATTCATCAATAACATTatatcaaaagtttttactaGATGGTTATTTGTTCCAATCACCTATTAAATTGACCATTAGTGCTTATGAGAATGCATTAAATATTTAGTAGATAGGTAGTTTACTTCAATAAtagcatgtatatatataaatacttaGTGAATATACAATCTGATTGAAATAATGTACATTGTATTACTGACCAAGTACGATGCATAGAAATTATTGAACATGCAGTTATTTGTCCACATGCATCTTACAATTAGTCATCGCAACCACATGCATAGTGCAGTGATATGCATACATTTGAAATGATTATTAGTGTTTTGATCCACTTGTGCATCTCCTTGCAGGCTGCAGTAGTTGTGTAATTTTATTTGTATGACTAATACTCATTTGCCTATAAGCACCTTATACGAGGTGATCTATGAGGTACAATCATTTTGCTAAAATGTACATTATGTTATATGTTAGTTACTTGACTGTGTATATCTATGAAAGGTAGTGCAATGGTACGCATAAATTTGGAATGGTTATTGACCCTTTAATTTGATCAACTTGGGCATCTCCCTATAATGgatatgtaattttacttgtatgagtAATACTTGTTTGTCTATGAGTATCTTACACGGGGTGATCTATGAGATACAATCAGTTTATAAAACTGTACAATCAGTTGATATTAGCATTTTTCTGTAGAGTGTACACGTTGTTAGTAGGTACGAAGTAGTGTTATATCTTATGTATGCTTATATGGtcataaatttacaaaatttaGTCTATTGTTTGAATTTGTAATTGATTGTTAGCCCATACACACTATCACATACATACACATAATGTAAGAATGAATTTACTACACAGTTGTTTATTGGTTCATAAAATTCATATAGGCATATAAATTGAGATTTGATTAACTATACCCTGTATGTAATTGTTAACACATTATATCTTATTGACCTTATTTTGCAGTATGTCATGGGTAAAGATAGTTTCTTTTGACAAATCAATGAATATCAATTAATATTGGTGGAGTAAAAAAATTAGATTGGACAATTAGATAGTTCATTACGCTAGACTTGTAATACTAGTTAGAATGTACTTATATTTAGTTCTTAATGCATTATCACATATTCAATCCATTTTACAATGTATTAGAgcaaaaaaaagttaaattattaattttagatTATGTTTATCAGTGTTATATATTTAGTTAGTATTTAAGtattatttattgttaattttttatGGTTAGCTTAATTTATTTTACAATATATTCAAAACAATAACTTTATTCTATCAATtagcaaaaaaaatatttactttTTATTGCTAATTAGTAACATGCCGATGTTGTACCCCATGTTGGTATTTATTGACTTCCCATTGCTAATGCCTTACTAACTATTTAGTCCATTTTATAATATGTTTAAAGAAATAAAGATTTTTGTTTCACAAATTAGTGAAAACTAGTTACATTTGATTACTTGTAAGTTACATACATATTGATTGAACAAAAATTTAACTAGTCATTTACCACTATTATGAAAGTAGTGGATTTAGGTAAGATTTTAGTTGTTAATATATGACAAtctcaaaaagtagtaattacTCATGCATATTGCAATTAGTCATCGCAGCCACATGCATAGTGCAATGGTACGCATACACTTGGAATGATTATTAGTGCTTTGACCCATTTATGCATCTTCTTGCAGGCTGCAGTAGGTGTGTAATTTTGTTTGTATGACTAATACTAATTTACCTATAAGCAACTTACATGAGGTAATTCATGAGTtacaatcagtttacaaaaatgtaCATCATGTCAGATATTAGTTACTTGTCTGTGTATATCTATGAAAGGTAGTGCAATGGTAAGCAaaactttgaaatgattattggCCATTTGATCAACTTGTGCATTTCTCTATAATTGATGCACAATTTTACTTGTATAAGGAGTACTAATTTTTTATAGTGCAATAAAAAATAGTTACGTGAGTTAGAATGTATTCTAGAAACTTTAGCGTAGTTGATATTAGCTTTTTTCTATGGAATGTACATGTTTCCATTTTTATCAACAAATTTGTAACACCCAATTATATTGTTACTCGTTTTCATTTTGGTCAAACCCCTAACTAAAAATCTTAGAAACGTGGTTAGGATGTCAATTTTGGCATCTTTCTATCATTTAATTGCTCTTTGAACAAATATCCTTAAGTTTATTAAGTATGATGCATATAAAAATAAACCAAATGTATAGTCCAGTCATAACAATATGTACAACAATTCTAATAGATATATACAATGCTTCAAACAAATTTACAAATTGAACAAAAATCTATGATGATTACAATGATATCTACAAGGATTCTTACCTATCATTACTTAACATTTTCTATAAATCGAAAttaaaaatttacaaatattGTGGTAACAAAAATCTATAAAAAGAAAGTAAAAGAGTTATACAATGCTATTAATTGAGTTTCATTTGCTCCATTCTTCTTTTTaagttgatttctttttttctttctaattaTAAATGGTGGGATTGGTTCTGCAAACTCAGGAGTTCCCACTTTtcatatttctttcttttcacaTGAATTTTTCTTTGTCCTTTTCCGTGTCATCTTGCCACAGCTCATGCAAATTGTAaaggttatttactttgttcaaCACATATCAGTTTGGCTAAGATTTCATATACTCTTATCTATGCAAATTAAAACAAAGTGAAACCAATTCAACAACTCTTAATTGCAATCAATCAAATAGTCACGTCTCACTATCCTGCCAACATACTGGTGCAACATGAAAGTATTGACAAACTTACATATTCAAGAATTCTGATGGTGCTTCAGGTTTGCTACTAcctaatttttcacttttttcttctctAGATGCTTTCTTAGTCAAACTTCTCAATCTCCTTTATGCCATCTGCACCAACTTTTTGATGAACAATGACATTTCAATTACATAAGATTTTCTCCAAACATTCCTAAATCAAGATAAAGTAGTTTTAAGAATGATATAGCAGATGCAATTATGAGTAAGACATTTTGAACAACAAGTACATTCAACCTAACATATAGACATTAGAACCAAGACTCATGTCAATCAATTCTCATACTGTAGGCTTCAATTACTGGATTGCTACAGTTAGTCGGGGTTTCAACTTATGAACAAGAGTAAACAATTACAAATGTTTATTAATGTCTGCATTAATCAACTTACAAAAATGTACATGATCTATGAGGTATAATCAATGAGGTGTTATTTACTTGACTGTGCAAATCTATAAAGGTTGATTGGAAATAGCACAGCAAAAAGTAGCTATATGAGTTGGAATGTATTCTAGAACTTTGGTATAGTTAATATTTGCATTTTTCTGTGGAGGTATAGCTATGTGGTGATTTTCATGTTGATAAGATTTTCTCCTGACATTCCTCAATCAAGATAAAGTGATGATATGGTAGATTCAATTACGCGCAAGACATTTTGAACAACAAGTACATTCAACCTAACATATAGGCATTAGAACCAAGATTCATGCCAATCAACTTTCATACTGTGGGCTTCAATTACTGATTTGCTACAATTAATTGGGGTTTCAATTTATAAACAAGAGTAAACTTATGTCTGCATTTCTTTCCTCACAAGGGTTCCATTATCAATTTCTAGGACTTCATTTAATACAATTATACTAGTTGATTGTGCATTTACAACCGTGTCAAAGTATTTTTCCACTATTACTATTCTATTACAGAATGTAATAGTTATCTAACAAGATGTATGCATACTAATTAACATAATTGGTAACCATTTTTCCACACTAAGAAAGGCAATCTGAACAAGATGTCTTaccttcactttttttcttcttttccttgacTTCTTCCCACTGCATGTTGCGCATAATTATCATCAAGCTCACGTATTGAGTTCTGTAGATGTTGCGAGAGACAAACACCAACCACTCACGTATTAAGTGATTTAGATGGAACCTCAGCTTGTCTGCCATCAATGTTGTTATACAATGCCGTTAGCTAAGTTCGCTTGCTCTATTTCTTCTTCTCAAGTtggtttcttcttttcctttttaattatAAACGATGGGATTGGTTCTGAAAGCTCGGTAGTTCCTCCTATttatatttcttccttttcacttggatttttctttgtctttttcCGTGCCATCTTGCCACTGCTCATGTAAATTGTAAAGGCTACTTACTTTGTTCAAGACAATCATTCTGaacgaaataacattttttaaataaagcATAACTCTACGTGAACAACTTATAAAAACTTAACAACAGAAACACAATTATTACATATGGGACTTATATGAATAGTAACCCAATATTACATTTCTATTGTAAGGATGTACAAGAAATTTAAATAGAGTtacaaaatgttcaaaaaatattacattGATCAACCGTCCCTACCCtgcttcctttttttcttggcATTCATATGACATTATAAAATCACAACTAAATATGATATACTAGATTCAAATCTAAGTAAGGCATATTGAACATTGAATACATTTAGCCTAATACATACATATTACAACCTACACTTATCCAATCAAATTTAATCCCATAGACTAGGAATGTACAAATAGGTACCAAGTAACAAACATGCGAtaataaattgtcaaattaaTAGTGTATGCACTTCACCTCGCTTCTCTTCCTTATatttctttccctttcattATAATTCCCGTAGATCTTGCTTCAACATCATCCTGTTACTTCATTGCTGAATTACAGCCACATAAAAGTATTTGTAGATTGTCACTAATTGTTTGCCAATAATAATACTTATTCAACATGATGTACCGGCATATTAACTAAAGCATTTTGTAACCATTTTCTACCAGTAAGTAAGGCATATTGAACAATATGTACATTCAACCTAACACATAAAAATTAGAATTTACATTAATACCAATCAACTTTGAAGCAATCCACTTTAATTTCTATACTGCTATTGTACAAACAGGGACCACAATTAATATTTGATACGTgcatttccttttatttttttcctttattgtcAAACTTTTACACCTTTCTTTAATAGTGGCATTATGTTAATTGATTACTAATTTACAATTATATGAAAGTATTTCTCCACGGTCACTGTTTATTCATAAAAAATAATAGTTATCTAATATGATGTACATGCACACTATGAAGGcatcttataattatattttttgcACTACATAAGGCATACTGAACAGTATGTACATTCaacctaatatatatataaattattttaaatactcATACCAATTAAGTTTAAAGTAATTCACTTCAATTACTGGACAGTTGTTATATGAATAAGTACTAATCTTCAAACATGAGATACCACTCATTAATGGTTAATAATATATGCACTTCCCTCTTTTTGTTGGCCTctattccttcttttttccctccATTGTCACTTATTTAAGCAGATTTAACATTTTAGTGTAAGTGATTATTAATTTACAACTGCATGAAAGTGTTTCTCCACTATCACCAATTAATTACAAATATTATTTTGCTATCCAATATTGATGTAAAGGCATACTCACTGGAACATCTTATAATTCATCCTAATCATTCACTTTGCTTGCTATTATTCTTAATGTACTTCCTATTTTATTTCGTTGTAATTGCCCATAAACACACAGTAATTCTATACACACCATTAAATGTCCCTACCAACCGAcacaaatgaaaaatataacTTGAAAATTTTCGTTTCTTTTATCTGCCTGAAACTTTGACTATATTGTTGATCTGTTGTTGTTATTGTAGACAAATACCCCTACATATCCCCTAGTAATAGCTCTTTCTACTAATTGGTTTGAAagttttttttctattttgcaAACATTTGGcatgcaaaatttttctttacCCTCCTCCCTTGTGTAGTCCATCAACTAATTTAACTTCTACTATTCAAAGGGTTTCCATGGAGACTACAAGTAAAATAGATGGATACCATTCaccaaaaaatggaaattaagtCATTGGTTTGCAACATTGTTACATGAAGGGTGCATGTGGATGCAATTAGGTGCTTCTTTGTCTCAGATCCCACTACCTTCTACTATCATATCTCCAACACCTTTTCCTTCATCGAGTAGTTCTTCCTTCTCCTCAGTGTAATGATTGATGGGTGATAGTCCATTTCCATGGCTCTTCTTTGGCACTTCTCGtctgcaattttcttgttcttgaaTGTTATTTTGCCCTTGTTCTGGAGTTATGGAGTTATATTAACAATTTTTGGATGAAAAGTAAGAGATTGATTTTTGGAGGGAGAGCTTTAGGCTTTGAGTTTTAATGGACAGTCATGCCCAATCCATTTGGGCAGGATATTTTTGGAACGGAGTTTCGACGGTAGCGGAATCTATTAGGCTaaggcaaattttttttttaaatttttttatgctCACTAAGTAAAATGGGAGCATTTTATCTATATCAATGTGGATGCATGAGGGCCTCTTATTAGAGTTTGTGAGGGAACCGTTCAGGGACGGTCCTTCTGATGACCGTTCCGTCCCAGCCCCGTATACAGCTTTGAAATGGGACTGACTCATGAGAAAAGTCAGAAGTGCTTTTTGCCGGTTTAATATTTGGAGGTTCGTGGATAACCAGGGAGGCTTTGGGAACTTGAATTGGGTCGAGTCGGGTCACTACTCACTACTCGAGTGGAGTTCGAACgaatttttatttacttgaaCTCGAGTTGATTATGAGTAGTTTGAATATTTTACAGGTAAAATTTCACATAATTGATTGTGTATTCCATCTATTTTCcactttatttaaaattatagaGAGATTATGTGGCTATTTTGAAACCTTAGAATCATGTATCATGTAAAATCATGAGGGAATTATAAGTAGTTTATCCAATTTCTTAATGTTAGGCATGAGCATCTATTTGTTCCAAGGTCGGTCTATGAACCATCTCAGCGACATCTTGCTCGTACATGATGCAACCATCTTCGCCAAGTGAGAATCAATATGCTGATTACACTGGGGGATGGATCTTCTAGGTC
It contains:
- the LOC113764799 gene encoding acetolactate synthase small subunit 1, chloroplastic-like isoform X1; this translates as MAAVSAPSSFQTINSLKQPSVATIDSSSNASSSNSCRILHVGCFSNLSSSPQKLLLKKTPPFSTQQHPPRLLVCANSTSSSIDSNSFSVSDSPPSATRPKVRRHTISVFVGDESGMINRIAGVFARRGYNIESLAVGLNKDKALFTIAVCGTDTVLQQVMEQLQKLVNVIKVEDISKEPQVERELMLVKINSDPDYRAEVMWLVDTFRAKIVDISDHSLTIEVTGDPGKLVAVQRNLSKFGIREIARTGKIALRREKMGESAPFWRFSAASYPDLEGTMSPDAVLRAAKRIRDEKSDTSTGGDVYPVEADDDFYISPVLDAHWGVLVDDDTSGLRSHTLSMLVNDTPGVLNIVTGVFARRGYNIQSLAVGHAEVEGLSRITTVVPGTDASINKLVQQLSKLVELHEVRDLTHMPFAERELMLIKIAVNAAARRNVLDIASIFRAKAVDVSDHTITLELTGDLDKMVALQRLLEPYGICEVARTGRIALVRESGVDSRYLRGYSYPV
- the LOC113764799 gene encoding acetolactate synthase small subunit 2, chloroplastic-like isoform X2 encodes the protein MAAVSAPSSFQTINSLKQPSVATIDSSSNASSSNSCRILHVGCFSNLSSSPQKLLLKKTPPFSTQQHPPRLLVCANSTSSSIDSNSFSVSDSPPSATRPKVRRHTISVFVGDESGMINRIAGVFARRGYNIESLAVGLNKDKALFTIAVCGTDTVLQQVMEQLQKLVNVIKVEDISKEPQVERELMLVKINSDPDYRAEVMWLVDTFRAKIVDISDHSLTIEVTGDPGKLVAVQRNLSKFGIREIARTGKIALRREKMGESAPFWRFSAASYPDLEGTMSPDAVLRAAKRIRDEKSDTSTGGDVYPVEADDDFYISPVLDAHWGVLVDDDSLAVGHAEVEGLSRITTVVPGTDASINKLVQQLSKLVELHEVRDLTHMPFAERELMLIKIAVNAAARRNVLDIASIFRAKAVDVSDHTITLELTGDLDKMVALQRLLEPYGICEVARTGRIALVRESGVDSRYLRGYSYPV